A single window of Luteipulveratus halotolerans DNA harbors:
- a CDS encoding ABC transporter permease, with translation MLRASWKSLWARKIRLLMSTFAIVLGVAFVAGSLVFTAALDRAFTSIMNGTVGDVMVRPAGQQAGDSRAQTRTVPASVLEQVRRVPGVARAEGEVTSYTTFVVGKNGKIVGGQGAPGIAVSYHDAPAGHDTPGLTVREGRAPQRAGELALDPGTADRAGYRVGDTVNVVTSGEKPRLAGTLVGLASYSAGSMVGASLVVLDPATARATYVGGRPAYTDIWVVAEPGHSQQQVRDAVAAVLPRDTEAVTGDQAADEASDDIKQALSFITTFLLIFAGVALVVGSFLIVNTFSMLVAQRSRELALMRALGASRRQVTGSVLFEALAVGVVGSTVGLGLGLVLAAGIKALFATFGLDLSGTPLELTPRAVVASYVVGMLVTAVAAYLPARRASHIAPVAALRDDVALPEGTVVRRAVAGAVLVVLGAAGLVWVLSGDRPRETYWLGGGLLAVILGAVLMSPVIGRPVIRGIGLGYRRAFGAVGTLAEQNSLRNPRRTAATASALMIGLTLVVMMSVFGASATKSVDSLIAKNFTGDYVVSGTFGTPFSPTVTDQAARVPGVETVARTRFAQAEVNGDRGGLGAIDPGPLSKVARIDVQQGSLDDLVGSTAFVTDDAAEEHGYAIGDRLRVTLGGRTTSMRVVAVVKAMPALFDVTTSIKGYEAAGGPRQDNYAFIGRAAGADPAQVRAGLERVTAGIPTVAVKDQGEFAAEQREPIDQMLMLIYALLGLAVVIAVLGIINTLALSVIERTREVGLLRAVGLSRAQLRRMVRLESVVIAMLGAVLGVVLGIAFGIVLQRSQSGQGVAELAIPWGRIGLFVVLAAVVGVLAAWWPARRAARLDVLKAIATE, from the coding sequence ATGTTGCGTGCATCGTGGAAGTCGTTGTGGGCCAGGAAGATCCGGCTCCTGATGAGCACGTTCGCCATCGTGCTCGGCGTGGCGTTCGTGGCCGGGTCGCTGGTGTTCACGGCAGCCCTCGACCGGGCGTTCACCAGCATCATGAACGGCACGGTCGGCGACGTCATGGTGCGCCCGGCCGGGCAGCAGGCGGGCGACTCGAGGGCTCAGACCCGCACCGTGCCCGCGTCCGTCCTCGAGCAGGTACGCCGGGTGCCCGGCGTCGCGCGCGCCGAGGGCGAGGTGACGTCGTACACCACGTTCGTCGTGGGTAAGAACGGCAAGATCGTCGGCGGCCAGGGTGCGCCCGGGATCGCCGTCAGCTATCACGACGCACCTGCTGGTCACGACACACCCGGCCTCACCGTCCGTGAGGGGCGCGCACCGCAGCGGGCCGGCGAGCTCGCCCTCGACCCGGGCACCGCCGACCGTGCCGGATACCGCGTCGGCGACACCGTCAACGTCGTGACGAGCGGTGAGAAGCCACGGCTGGCAGGCACACTCGTCGGTCTCGCTTCCTACAGCGCAGGCTCGATGGTGGGCGCGAGTCTGGTCGTGCTCGACCCCGCGACGGCGCGGGCGACCTACGTCGGCGGGCGACCGGCGTACACCGACATCTGGGTCGTCGCCGAGCCCGGTCACAGCCAGCAGCAGGTGCGCGACGCCGTCGCCGCGGTGCTGCCGCGCGACACCGAGGCCGTCACCGGCGACCAGGCGGCCGACGAGGCGAGCGACGACATCAAGCAGGCGCTGAGCTTCATCACGACCTTCCTGCTGATCTTCGCGGGGGTCGCGCTGGTGGTCGGGTCGTTCCTGATCGTCAACACGTTCTCGATGCTGGTCGCGCAGCGCAGCCGTGAGCTCGCGCTGATGCGGGCCCTCGGTGCGTCGCGGCGTCAGGTGACGGGGTCGGTGCTGTTCGAGGCGCTCGCGGTCGGGGTCGTGGGCAGCACGGTCGGACTCGGCCTCGGGCTCGTGCTGGCTGCGGGCATCAAGGCGCTGTTCGCGACGTTCGGGCTCGATCTCAGCGGCACGCCACTGGAGCTGACCCCGCGAGCGGTGGTCGCGTCGTACGTCGTCGGCATGCTCGTCACCGCGGTGGCCGCCTACCTGCCCGCGCGCCGCGCCTCGCACATCGCCCCGGTCGCAGCGCTGCGCGACGACGTCGCCCTGCCCGAGGGCACCGTCGTACGCCGGGCGGTCGCCGGTGCAGTGCTGGTCGTGCTCGGGGCGGCCGGGCTGGTCTGGGTGCTGTCCGGTGACCGGCCGCGCGAGACCTACTGGCTGGGCGGCGGGCTGCTCGCGGTCATCCTCGGAGCGGTCCTGATGAGTCCGGTGATCGGGCGCCCGGTGATCCGCGGTATCGGGCTCGGCTACCGGCGGGCGTTCGGGGCCGTCGGCACGCTCGCCGAGCAGAACTCGCTGCGCAACCCGCGTCGTACGGCCGCGACCGCGTCGGCGCTGATGATCGGCCTGACGCTGGTGGTGATGATGTCGGTGTTCGGGGCCTCGGCGACCAAGAGCGTCGACTCGCTGATCGCCAAGAACTTCACCGGCGACTACGTCGTGTCGGGCACGTTCGGTACGCCGTTCTCGCCGACCGTGACCGACCAGGCGGCGCGGGTGCCCGGCGTCGAGACGGTGGCGCGCACGCGGTTCGCGCAGGCCGAGGTCAACGGTGACCGAGGCGGGCTCGGAGCCATCGACCCCGGGCCGCTCTCGAAGGTCGCCCGCATCGACGTGCAGCAGGGCTCGCTCGACGACCTGGTCGGGTCGACCGCCTTCGTCACGGATGACGCGGCCGAGGAGCACGGCTACGCCATCGGCGACCGGCTCAGGGTCACGCTCGGCGGCAGGACCACCTCGATGCGCGTCGTCGCCGTGGTGAAGGCCATGCCCGCGCTGTTCGACGTGACCACCTCGATCAAGGGGTACGAGGCCGCGGGCGGGCCGCGTCAGGACAACTACGCGTTCATCGGTCGGGCTGCGGGCGCCGATCCGGCGCAGGTACGGGCAGGGCTCGAACGCGTCACAGCCGGCATCCCGACGGTCGCCGTCAAGGACCAGGGCGAGTTCGCCGCCGAGCAGCGTGAGCCGATCGACCAGATGCTGATGCTGATCTACGCGCTGCTCGGGCTCGCCGTCGTCATCGCCGTGCTCGGCATCATCAACACCCTCGCCCTGTCGGTCATCGAACGGACGCGCGAGGTCGGGCTGCTGCGGGCCGTCGGACTGAGTCGTGCTCAGCTGCGGCGCATGGTGCGCCTGGAGTCGGTCGTGATCGCGATGCTCGGCGCGGTGCTCGGCGTGGTGCTGGGCATTGCGTTCGGGATCGTGCTGCAGCGGTCGCAGTCGGGCCAGGGCGTCGCCGAGCTGGCGATCCCGTGGGGCCGGATCGGGCTGTTCGTCGTGCTGGCCGCCGTGGTCGGGGTGCTCGCAGCGTGGTGGCCGGCCCGCCGCGCGGCGCGGCTCGACGTCCTCAAGGCCATCGCCACCGAGTGA
- a CDS encoding ABC transporter ATP-binding protein, with the protein MTTTVAARTVGLTKAYGDGEARVTALDDVSVELQQGEFTAIMGPSGSGKSTLMHCLAALDTPTSGEVYLGDEALGRLGDKRLTQLRRDRIGFVFQAFNLVPTLTAQENILLPLSIAGRKPDAAWFDEVIDTVGLRPRLGHRPSELSGGQQQRVACARALVSRPEVIFADEPTGNLDSTSGEEILRFLRHSVESLGQTIVMVTHDPVAAGFTDRVVFLADGRVIDEMRDPTAERVLDRMRDTAGESV; encoded by the coding sequence ATGACGACGACAGTGGCGGCCCGGACCGTCGGTCTGACCAAGGCGTACGGCGACGGCGAGGCTCGGGTGACCGCGCTCGACGACGTGTCGGTCGAGCTGCAGCAGGGCGAGTTCACCGCGATCATGGGCCCGTCCGGCTCGGGCAAGTCCACGCTGATGCACTGCCTCGCCGCCCTGGACACCCCGACCTCGGGCGAGGTCTACCTCGGCGACGAGGCGCTCGGCCGGCTCGGCGACAAGCGGCTGACCCAGCTGCGCCGCGATCGGATCGGGTTCGTGTTCCAGGCGTTCAACCTCGTGCCGACGCTCACCGCGCAGGAGAACATCCTGCTGCCCCTGTCGATCGCCGGTCGCAAGCCGGACGCCGCGTGGTTCGACGAGGTGATCGACACCGTCGGCCTCCGGCCGCGTCTCGGCCACCGCCCGAGCGAGCTGTCCGGCGGTCAGCAGCAGCGGGTCGCGTGCGCTCGCGCTCTGGTCAGCCGCCCCGAGGTCATCTTCGCCGACGAGCCGACCGGCAACCTCGACTCGACGTCGGGGGAGGAGATCCTGCGCTTCCTGCGCCACAGCGTCGAAAGCCTCGGGCAGACCATCGTGATGGTCACGCACGACCCGGTCGCCGCCGGTTTCACCGACCGCGTCGTGTTCCTCGCCGACGGTCGGGTGATCGACGAGATGCGCGACCCGACCGCCGAGCGCGTGCTCGACCGGATGCGTGACACCGCCGGCGAGAGCGTCTGA
- a CDS encoding WXG100 family type VII secretion target → MYPTDKSGGTSGAGYTVDADAISGHGTDLNTVATDITRQMNAINRKLATLQGQWKGTAANQYATLHNDWQRQQKNVADSLTRISKALGGAATVYRTTETDVRRTFMPT, encoded by the coding sequence ATGTACCCCACCGACAAGAGCGGCGGCACGTCCGGCGCCGGCTACACCGTCGATGCCGACGCGATCTCGGGCCACGGCACCGACCTCAACACGGTCGCCACCGACATCACCCGCCAGATGAACGCCATCAACCGCAAGCTCGCCACGCTGCAGGGGCAGTGGAAGGGCACGGCCGCCAACCAGTACGCCACCCTGCACAACGACTGGCAGCGCCAGCAGAAGAACGTCGCCGACAGCCTCACCCGCATCAGCAAGGCGCTGGGCGGCGCCGCGACGGTCTACCGCACCACCGAGACCGACGTGCGCCGCACGTTCATGCCGACCTGA